The genomic window AACAACATGATGCAATCGTGGCACTCGATCTAGCACCGAACTCCTGGCTACGTTTTGCCCCCACATCAGATCGAGGAGGTCGCAGGATTGCGGCCCTCTGGCAACCAGATCCAAAGGAGATCTCGGGATGGAGCTTGATCGAAGCCAACGGACTAAGCGAGCTCTGCCAACACAGCCAAGGATCAACCGTCAAGCCAGAAGTCACCCCCCTACCGTCAAAGGACAGTAGGGAACGGGTCCTACTACTGACCCTTACGGGACCAGAGCAAAGCCGCAGCGAACGCGACCTTGCTGAGCTCGAGGGGTTGGTACGCAGTGCAGGGGGGCATCCTGTAGCAGTTGTGCGACAAAAGCAGGGGGCGCCTAATCCTCAGACCCTCTGGGGCAAGGGGAAACTACAAGAGACCGCCTTGGAAGTTCGGCGTCATAGCGCTTCTCTAGTGATCACAGACCGTGAGCTCAATCCTGTTCAAGTCAGGAATCTGGAGCGCTATCTCGACTGCCCTGTCATGGATCGCAGTGAATTAATCCTAGACATCTTTGCCCAGCGCGCCTCTAGTGCAGCAGGCCGCCTTCAAGTGGAACTAGCCCAACTTCGCTATCGCATGCCAAGGCTAATGGGGCGAGGTCGCAGCCTATCCCGTCAGGGAGGTGGCATCGGCACACGCGGGCCCGGCGAGACCCAACTCGAGAAAGACCGGCGTGCGATTACACGACGCATCGAGCACTTGTTACGTGAGGTACGGCAACTGCAAAACCATCGCGCCCGACTACGAAACCGCAGGGAAGGTCTACCAAGGGTTGCACTCGTGGGTTATACCAATGCGGGGAAATCATCCCTACTCAATGCTCTCTGCAGTCGAAACGAGCACAACAAAGTGCTGGCAGAGAACAAACTGTTTGCAACCTTGGATCCAACCACCCGACGATTGTTGATTCCTCAGACAGGTGGAAAACCCCTTGAGCTTCTTATCACAGACACTGTGGGCTTCATCCGTGAACTGCCAGCGCCATTAGTGGAAGCCTTTCGGGCCACTCTGGAGGAAACTCTTGAAGCCGATCTCCTCCTAGTGGTTGTGGACTTGTCAGACACAGACTGGCAAGCCCAACTGGACACAGTGCATCAGTTGCTTAATTCCCTTGGCTCAGAATCAATCCGGCAGGTGATAGCCAATCAAATTGATCGCTGTGATAGCAGTGCACTTGAGACAATCCGCAGCATCGACCCGAAGGTGATTTATCTCTCCGCGGCCTCAGGTGCCGGGCTGCAAGGACTCAAACACTGGCTGAAGGACCAATTCTGGGGTCACAGAGCAGAATCGGCCCCTCTGCATTCTGTAAATACCTAACTATGGCTGTGCTGAGCACCGCTATTCAAAACCCCCAAGCCCTCATCACCCTGGCGGTGTTGTTGCTGGCGGTGGTGCTCTTCATCAGCGGTGCCC from Prochlorococcus marinus str. MIT 9313 includes these protein-coding regions:
- the hflX gene encoding GTPase HflX; protein product: MKQAHLAGRTKGLRPSQQRQLERLSHRRHPEREGADQLTLERLAEKVIELCQPLHLVLDSRGLCRLLWVGPLDGSGQLLAHLPESPRRKSAGWRLISCSLTLQRNNLRPEQHDAIVALDLAPNSWLRFAPTSDRGGRRIAALWQPDPKEISGWSLIEANGLSELCQHSQGSTVKPEVTPLPSKDSRERVLLLTLTGPEQSRSERDLAELEGLVRSAGGHPVAVVRQKQGAPNPQTLWGKGKLQETALEVRRHSASLVITDRELNPVQVRNLERYLDCPVMDRSELILDIFAQRASSAAGRLQVELAQLRYRMPRLMGRGRSLSRQGGGIGTRGPGETQLEKDRRAITRRIEHLLREVRQLQNHRARLRNRREGLPRVALVGYTNAGKSSLLNALCSRNEHNKVLAENKLFATLDPTTRRLLIPQTGGKPLELLITDTVGFIRELPAPLVEAFRATLEETLEADLLLVVVDLSDTDWQAQLDTVHQLLNSLGSESIRQVIANQIDRCDSSALETIRSIDPKVIYLSAASGAGLQGLKHWLKDQFWGHRAESAPLHSVNT